One window of Serinus canaria isolate serCan28SL12 chromosome 3, serCan2020, whole genome shotgun sequence genomic DNA carries:
- the PEX3 gene encoding peroxisomal biogenesis factor 3, whose product MLQSLWSFLKRHKKKCLVLGTFLGGVYLLGKYGQKKIREIQEREAAEYIAQARRQYHFESNQRTCNMTVLSMLPTLRDALMHQLNSESLTSLLKNRPANKLEIWEDLKIISFTRSIVAVYSTCMLVVLLRVQLNIIGGYIYLDNAALGKNGTTPLAPPEVQQQYLSSIQHLLGDGLTELITIVKQAVHKVFGSISLKQTLSLLELEQKLKDIREVVEHKDSDQIASYSPLCHYLMPDEENPLASQACGLTERDIATIKLLNETRDMLESPDFSTVLSTCLNRGFSRLLDNMAEFFRPTEKDLSQNSSVNSLSSVSLPLAKIIPIINGQIHSVCSETPSHFVQDLLMMEQVKDFAANVYEAFSTPQQLEK is encoded by the exons ATGCTCCAGTCGCTCTGGAGTTTTCTTAAGCGGCACAAGAAGAAATGCCTCGTCCTTGGCACCTTCCTTGGCG GAGTCTATTTACTGGGAAAATATGGGcagaagaaaatcagagaaatccAGGAACGAGAGGCAGCTGAGTACATTGCCCAGGCACGAAGGCAGTACCATTTTGAGAGTAATCAGAGGACGTGCAATATGACAg TACTGTCAATGCTTCCAACATTGAGGGATGCCTTAATGCATCAGTTAAACTCTGAGAGTCTCACATCTCTTCTTAAAAATAG ACCAGCAAATAAGTTAGAAATCTGGGAGGATTTAAAGATAATAA GTTTCACCCGCAGCATTGTCGCTGTGTACAGCACCTGCATGCTGGTGGTTCTCTTGCGAGTGCAGTTGAACATCATCGGCGGTTACATCTACCTGGATAACGCTGCGCTCGGCAAGAACGGCACA acACCACTAGCACCCCCTGAAGTCCAGCAGCAATATTTATCAAGCATTCAGCACCTTTTAGGAGATG GACTGACTGAGTTAATAACTATTGTTAAACAAGCTGTGCATAAAGTTTTTGGAAG tatTTCCCTTAAGCAGACCCTGTCTCTTCTGGAACTGGAACAGAAGCTTAAAGATATCAGGGAAGTAGTGGAACATAAAGATTCGGATCAGATTGCATCTTATTCTCCCTTATGTCATTATCTGATGCCAGATGAAGAAAACCCTTTGGCTAGCCAG GCCTGTGGACTCACAGAAAGAGACATTGCTACAATTAAATTACTGAATGAAACTAGAGATATGCTAGAAAG tccAGACTTCAGTACAGTTTTGAGCACATGTTTAAATAGAGGATTCAGTCGACTGCTGGACAATATGGCAGAATTTTTTAGACCTACTGAAAAGGACCTTTCTCAAAACAGCTCTGTAAATAG TCTTTCCAGTGTCAGTCTTCCTTTAGCCAAGATAATTCCAATAATAAATGGACAGATCCATTCAGTCTGCAGTGAAACACCCAGTCACTTTGTTCAG GACCTGTTGATGATGGAACAAGTGAAAGATTTTGCTGCTAATGTTTATGAAGCTTTTAGTACCCCTCAGCAACTAGAGAAATGA